The following coding sequences lie in one Nitratireductor mangrovi genomic window:
- a CDS encoding multidrug effflux MFS transporter codes for MTAGMPPGGTRQGLWFLAVLSVLLGFASISTDLYLPALPAMASALGAGEGMLEWTISGYLAGFAFGQLFWGPLSDRCGRRRPLVAGVLVFVIGSGGCALSTDAWQIIGWRVVQALGASAGVALARAMIRDLHERDEAARLLSTLLTVMAAAPLLGPTIGAQILQYASWQAIFWTLVAIGLLTAAAVTTLPETLPPERRVAAAPGPVMAGYRDLLRNRGFVAYAVAIGFFYAGVFANVAGTPFAYIDYYGLSPQLYAALFAATVAGLMVANIVNARLVTRLGTTRMLVAGASGAAASGFATALVAATGWGGIYALAPAAFLFGSMNGFILANAVAGALSSVTTRTGAASALIGAIQYGSGMAGSALVGVFADGTPWPMGAIMALAGIGSLAAALRIGRG; via the coding sequence ATGACAGCCGGCATGCCTCCGGGCGGCACGCGGCAGGGCCTGTGGTTTCTCGCCGTTCTCAGCGTGCTGCTCGGATTCGCCTCGATCTCGACCGATCTTTACCTGCCGGCCTTGCCGGCCATGGCTTCCGCGCTTGGAGCCGGCGAAGGCATGCTGGAATGGACGATCTCCGGCTATCTGGCCGGTTTTGCGTTCGGGCAGCTGTTCTGGGGACCACTGAGCGATCGATGTGGCCGGCGCAGGCCGCTGGTCGCCGGCGTGCTGGTTTTCGTGATCGGGTCAGGCGGCTGCGCACTTTCGACCGATGCCTGGCAGATCATCGGCTGGCGCGTTGTGCAGGCATTGGGCGCCAGCGCAGGTGTGGCGCTGGCGCGCGCCATGATCCGTGACCTCCATGAGCGCGACGAGGCGGCACGGCTGCTGTCGACCTTGCTGACTGTGATGGCGGCCGCGCCGCTGCTCGGCCCGACCATCGGCGCGCAGATCCTCCAATACGCCTCGTGGCAGGCGATCTTCTGGACGCTGGTCGCCATCGGCCTTCTGACCGCGGCAGCGGTCACGACCCTGCCCGAAACCCTGCCGCCGGAGCGCAGAGTCGCCGCTGCGCCGGGGCCGGTCATGGCCGGTTACCGTGACCTCCTGCGCAATCGCGGCTTCGTCGCCTACGCCGTGGCGATCGGGTTCTTCTATGCCGGCGTCTTCGCCAATGTCGCCGGCACGCCGTTTGCCTATATCGACTATTACGGTCTTTCACCGCAGCTCTACGCGGCGTTGTTCGCGGCGACCGTGGCCGGCCTGATGGTCGCCAATATCGTCAATGCGCGCCTTGTGACCAGGCTTGGCACCACGCGCATGCTTGTGGCAGGCGCAAGCGGCGCGGCGGCCAGCGGGTTCGCGACGGCGCTTGTGGCGGCGACCGGGTGGGGCGGTATCTACGCACTGGCACCAGCGGCGTTCCTGTTCGGCTCGATGAATGGCTTCATCCTCGCCAACGCCGTCGCGGGTGCATTGTCGAGTGTGACCACCCGGACCGGGGCAGCCTCGGCGCTGATCGGCGCGATCCAGTATGGCAGCGGCATGGCCGGGTCGGCGCTGGTGGGGGTTTTCGCCGACGGGACGCCATGGCCGATGGGTGCCATCATGGCGCTCGCCGGCATCGGCAGCCTCGCGGCCGCGTTGCGGATCGGGAGAGGATGA
- a CDS encoding SDR family oxidoreductase — protein MSLKGKTIFISGGSRGIGLAIALRAARDGANITIAAKTAEPHPKLPGTIHTAAEEIEKAGGKALPVLCDIRNEEQVAEAVEATVDACGGIDICINNASAIQLTGTLQTDMKRYDLMHNINTRGTFLVSKLCIPHLKKAENPHILNLAPPLDMQAKWFKNHVAYTMAKFGMSMCTLGMSAEFAKDGIAVNSLWPLTAIDTAAVRNLLGGEAVASMSRAPEIMADAAYAILNRPSRDCTGNFFIDELVLREEGVTDFSQYAPGAKGPLAADFFVPDAVFEETDTKVAGTFS, from the coding sequence ATGTCGCTGAAGGGCAAGACCATCTTCATTTCCGGCGGATCGCGTGGCATCGGGCTGGCGATCGCGCTCCGGGCGGCGCGTGACGGCGCCAACATCACCATCGCCGCCAAGACCGCCGAGCCGCATCCGAAGCTGCCGGGCACGATCCACACCGCGGCCGAGGAGATCGAGAAGGCCGGCGGCAAGGCGCTGCCGGTCCTGTGCGACATCCGCAACGAGGAGCAGGTGGCGGAAGCCGTCGAGGCGACGGTGGACGCCTGCGGCGGCATCGACATCTGCATCAACAACGCCAGCGCCATCCAGCTGACCGGGACGCTTCAGACCGACATGAAGCGCTACGACCTGATGCACAACATCAACACGCGCGGCACCTTCCTGGTGTCGAAGCTGTGCATTCCGCACCTGAAGAAGGCCGAGAACCCGCACATCCTCAACCTGGCGCCGCCGCTCGACATGCAGGCGAAATGGTTCAAGAACCACGTCGCCTACACGATGGCGAAGTTCGGCATGTCGATGTGCACGCTGGGCATGAGCGCGGAGTTCGCCAAGGACGGGATCGCGGTCAACTCGCTGTGGCCGCTGACGGCGATCGATACGGCGGCCGTGCGCAACCTGCTCGGCGGCGAGGCGGTGGCCTCGATGAGCCGGGCGCCGGAGATCATGGCGGACGCGGCCTATGCCATCCTCAACCGGCCGTCGCGCGACTGCACCGGCAATTTCTTCATCGACGAACTGGTCTTGCGGGAAGAAGGCGTGACGGATTTCTCCCAATACGCGCCGGGCGCCAAGGGACCGCTGGCGGCCGACTTCTTCGTGCCGGATGCCGTGTTCGAGGAAACCGACACCAAGGTGGCGGGGACGTTTTCCTGA
- a CDS encoding FKBP-type peptidyl-prolyl cis-trans isomerase, with amino-acid sequence MAEVKSGDVVRIHYTGKLTDGTEFDSSAGRDPLEFEVGAGQIISGLDDHVNGLSVGEKSSVTIPAAQAYGPHDPNRVQPVPRAQIPEGIDLAVGTRLQATTPDGQPLALTVVDLSEEEVTVDANHPLAGQDLVFDVEVVEIVAA; translated from the coding sequence ATGGCCGAAGTCAAGAGCGGCGACGTCGTTCGCATCCACTATACGGGCAAGCTGACCGACGGCACCGAATTCGATTCCTCCGCCGGACGCGACCCGCTCGAGTTCGAGGTCGGCGCCGGCCAGATCATTTCCGGCCTCGACGACCACGTGAACGGCCTGTCGGTCGGTGAGAAGAGTTCGGTGACCATCCCGGCCGCCCAGGCCTACGGACCGCATGATCCGAACCGGGTCCAGCCCGTGCCGCGCGCGCAGATCCCCGAAGGTATCGATCTTGCCGTCGGCACCCGCCTGCAGGCGACGACCCCGGATGGCCAGCCACTGGCTCTGACCGTCGTCGACCTCAGCGAAGAGGAGGTCACCGTCGACGCCAACCATCCGCTCGCCGGACAGGACCTGGTCTTCGACGTGGAGGTGGTGGAGATCGTCGCCGCCTGA
- a CDS encoding helix-turn-helix transcriptional regulator, whose translation MAAGPTTVLITLADAERADELAGLLSEEHGLSVVLPSRLDAEGEPDVLLTDQRPQNSPVPFVLLQSEGASHDGTTPPSAVLPAGADPGLIAAALTLAAAGYRVSAERGPARGPGTTLSPREAEVLALLAEGAPNKVIARRLDISVHTAKFHVAAIIAKLGAANRTDAIAIAMRDGLVHV comes from the coding sequence ATGGCCGCAGGGCCGACGACCGTCCTGATCACGCTCGCCGACGCCGAGCGCGCCGACGAACTGGCGGGGCTTCTTTCCGAGGAGCACGGCCTTTCGGTCGTGCTGCCGTCGCGGCTCGACGCCGAGGGCGAGCCCGACGTGCTGCTGACCGACCAGCGGCCGCAGAATTCTCCGGTGCCCTTCGTGCTGCTCCAGTCCGAGGGGGCATCGCATGACGGCACGACGCCGCCAAGCGCGGTGCTGCCGGCCGGCGCCGATCCCGGGCTGATCGCCGCCGCGCTGACGCTGGCGGCGGCCGGCTATCGGGTCTCGGCCGAGCGTGGTCCGGCGCGCGGACCGGGCACGACGCTTTCGCCGCGCGAGGCGGAGGTGCTGGCGCTATTGGCCGAGGGCGCGCCCAACAAGGTGATTGCGCGCCGGCTCGACATTTCGGTGCACACGGCGAAGTTCCACGTTGCCGCGATCATCGCCAAGCTCGGCGCGGCCAACCGCACCGACGCCATCGCCATCGCGATGCGCGACGGGCTGGTGCATGTGTGA
- a CDS encoding S1C family serine protease, producing MAGFDLAEFSRATAALAKTAEPLTLAIHGGPLRGGSAFHWRDGFFVAAEEVVEGDDEIDVVLADGSAAKAAIQGRDPSTGIVLIRPGQGIASQEFERAATPQAGALAMIVGRVEATPIASLGTVSACGPAWRSMRGGQIDHRITLAAPLDGRFVGGAVLDAEGRLIGMMLFGPRRRAIVIPASTIDRVAPILAEKGYMARGFLGAGLHPVRGSDVAGAMVMSLEKNGPAEQAGLRLGDIVTGWDGETISGPREVIRRLGSDSVGTTAKLSVSRGGEAREVAVKIGTRPLA from the coding sequence ATGGCCGGTTTCGATCTTGCGGAATTCTCGCGCGCGACAGCGGCACTGGCAAAGACGGCCGAGCCGCTGACGCTGGCGATCCATGGCGGGCCGCTGCGCGGCGGCAGCGCCTTCCATTGGCGCGACGGGTTCTTTGTCGCGGCCGAAGAAGTGGTCGAGGGCGACGACGAGATCGACGTGGTTCTTGCCGACGGCAGTGCGGCCAAGGCGGCGATCCAGGGCCGCGACCCGTCGACCGGCATCGTGCTGATCCGGCCCGGGCAGGGCATTGCGAGCCAGGAGTTCGAGCGGGCGGCAACACCGCAGGCCGGCGCTCTGGCGATGATCGTCGGGCGCGTCGAGGCGACGCCGATCGCCAGCCTCGGCACCGTGAGCGCCTGCGGGCCTGCCTGGCGCTCGATGCGCGGCGGGCAGATCGACCATCGCATCACGCTGGCAGCACCGCTCGACGGGCGCTTCGTCGGCGGCGCGGTCCTCGACGCGGAAGGGCGGCTGATCGGCATGATGCTGTTCGGGCCGCGGCGCCGGGCAATCGTCATCCCGGCCTCGACCATCGACCGGGTGGCGCCAATCCTGGCCGAGAAGGGCTATATGGCGCGCGGCTTCCTCGGCGCCGGGCTGCACCCGGTGCGCGGATCGGACGTTGCCGGCGCAATGGTGATGAGCCTGGAAAAGAACGGCCCCGCGGAGCAAGCCGGCCTCAGGCTCGGCGACATCGTCACCGGTTGGGACGGCGAGACGATTTCCGGACCGCGCGAGGTGATCCGCCGGCTCGGCAGCGACAGCGTCGGCACGACGGCGAAGCTGTCGGTCTCGCGTGGCGGCGAGGCGCGCGAGGTTGCGGTGAAGATCGGTACGCGGCCACTCGCCTGA
- a CDS encoding VOC family protein yields MKTTSYYPVLMTDDVEKTKAFYVDHFRFQALFDADWYVHLQSTEDKRVNLGIVKGDHETIPAAGRGTTQSLLINFEVADPDAVYERVKAAGLNILLPLRDEAFGQRHFIVADPNGVLIDVIKPIPPSEEFAEQYKAEPWAG; encoded by the coding sequence ATGAAGACCACCTCCTACTACCCCGTGCTGATGACCGACGACGTCGAAAAGACCAAGGCCTTCTACGTCGACCATTTCCGCTTCCAGGCGCTGTTCGACGCCGACTGGTACGTCCACCTGCAGTCGACTGAGGACAAGCGGGTCAATCTCGGCATCGTCAAGGGCGACCATGAGACCATCCCGGCGGCGGGGCGCGGCACGACGCAGAGCCTGCTGATCAATTTCGAGGTGGCGGACCCGGATGCCGTCTACGAGCGGGTCAAGGCGGCGGGTCTCAACATCCTCCTGCCGTTGCGCGACGAGGCTTTCGGCCAGCGTCACTTCATCGTCGCCGATCCGAACGGGGTGCTGATCGATGTCATCAAGCCGATCCCGCCAAGCGAGGAGTTCGCCGAGCAATACAAGGCCGAGCCCTGGGCGGGGTGA
- a CDS encoding TetR/AcrR family transcriptional regulator, with product MQQESKRRTNRERTEAMRAQLIAAGRALFTDKGYAETGTPEIVAAAGVTRGALYHHFADKQALFRAVVVEEATRVAEEIERGAPSDIPVRDALIAGGEAFLEAMRAPGRTRLLLLDGPAVLGRADMDEIDATVGGTRSLREGLALAMAAGAIRRMPLEALTLLLSSAYDRAALAVDAGAPARPFLEILTAFIDGLARRSEGGPAL from the coding sequence ATGCAACAGGAATCCAAACGGCGAACTAACCGCGAGCGCACCGAGGCGATGCGCGCCCAGCTCATCGCCGCCGGCCGCGCGCTTTTCACCGACAAGGGCTATGCCGAGACCGGCACGCCGGAGATCGTGGCGGCCGCCGGCGTCACCCGCGGCGCGCTCTATCACCATTTCGCCGACAAGCAGGCGCTGTTTCGGGCTGTGGTCGTGGAGGAGGCGACGCGGGTCGCCGAGGAGATCGAGCGCGGCGCGCCGTCCGACATTCCCGTGCGCGACGCGTTGATCGCCGGAGGCGAGGCGTTCCTGGAGGCGATGCGCGCGCCCGGCCGCACCCGGCTGTTGCTGCTGGACGGTCCGGCCGTGCTTGGCCGCGCCGACATGGACGAGATCGACGCCACCGTCGGCGGCACGCGGTCGCTGCGCGAGGGCCTGGCGCTTGCCATGGCCGCGGGCGCCATTCGCCGCATGCCGCTCGAAGCTTTGACGCTGCTATTGTCCTCGGCCTATGACCGGGCAGCTCTCGCGGTGGACGCCGGCGCGCCGGCACGGCCTTTCCTCGAAATCCTGACCGCCTTCATCGATGGCCTGGCACGACGAAGTGAGGGCGGCCCGGCGCTTTAG
- a CDS encoding cyclic nucleotide-binding domain-containing protein — MLRKIPLFASIEPAKLKLLAYACDKVEFADGQVLFRQGDEGDSAFIVLSGTADIVSETGGSEVVVAQLKDHALVGEMSVFCDAPRSATVRANGKLIALKIGKGYFLELIKEFPELAGRIIRELAFRLAKTTADLAASERAANS, encoded by the coding sequence GTGCTCCGCAAGATCCCCCTGTTCGCCTCGATCGAGCCGGCGAAGCTGAAGCTGCTCGCCTATGCCTGCGACAAGGTCGAGTTCGCGGACGGGCAGGTTCTGTTTCGCCAGGGCGACGAGGGCGACAGCGCCTTCATCGTGTTGAGCGGCACGGCCGATATCGTCTCGGAAACCGGCGGCAGCGAAGTGGTGGTGGCGCAACTCAAGGACCACGCGCTGGTCGGCGAGATGTCGGTCTTCTGCGACGCGCCGCGCTCGGCGACGGTGCGCGCCAACGGCAAGCTGATCGCGCTCAAGATCGGCAAGGGCTATTTCCTCGAACTGATCAAGGAATTTCCGGAACTGGCCGGGCGGATCATCCGCGAGCTGGCCTTTCGGCTCGCCAAGACCACGGCCGACCTCGCGGCGAGCGAACGGGCCGCGAACTCCTAA
- a CDS encoding ABC transporter transmembrane domain-containing protein, whose amino-acid sequence MERNLLKFIWQNSRLKQIWLLVVIIASMPLYFITLELPKQIVNGPIQGDGFSGAGATQPFLRLPLPFAEQLFGREIILFDGFQFDRLTMLFALGFLFLAAVIANGWFKLYMNTYKGKLGESLLRQLRYTLLDRVLRYRVARFRNLKGAEAASVIKDEVEPLGEFVGDAFSLPIFLGGQAITGLLFLFLQSVYFGLLTIAIVGLQVWLIPRLRRKLIQLGRQRQLQARRLSGQVAETVEMAPDIHVNDMSNFTRARHFGLLSTILNIRFELYQRKFLVKYINNLLMQFLSFLFYVLGGYFVITGRLDIGQLVAVIAAYKDLPGPIKGLIDYDQLRLINEARYEQTVDSFRDDGLLPTSVQDMAGKPVAPLKDGFQIDRATLEDETGRVVLENLSMRIAPSERVAIVTHGDDAARTAANVLCAALARLTSPLAGTIALDGTSLDNLPESVTGRRVAYVDANSFFPAGTIRDNLTMVLKNQPVGLDVETHGIGKVKNGMLQGEPPGEDLDWIDLATLGIADGDAFARHVREVLEISGLSLQIQDLGLRGTVDPEANPAFCDKIVEVRREFRDNAASFGVEGIVEPFHPDRYNDQATVGENLLFGTARMPAWEPDGLPTNPVLLSILDRHELRGRLQDMGMRIAEARIELFGDLAPDSKIFETVADVTFEEVARLKEMMARLRMAGRQTPEGAASRGAAKKDKALTDKEELLRIAFGYCEAQSRFGVVDEEIKAAVLAARANVREVVAEMEAAPVFFHDPDRYNPTATVLDNILLGRISSSVVDGKERVLAAVQELISRTGISNGLLDAGLDFEMGNGGRRLSEMQRQKLRVARALIKKPDIIIFNEVLGAMDAAGRRDIMNRILDRPLLSDEDWNPGLVAVLLDDELAARFDRTIIYRNATLREEAVETGQDAAESAAPAGDTEGAKDNAHAK is encoded by the coding sequence TTGGAACGCAACCTGCTCAAATTCATCTGGCAGAACTCGCGCCTGAAGCAGATCTGGCTTCTGGTCGTGATCATCGCCTCGATGCCGCTCTATTTCATCACGCTGGAACTGCCGAAGCAGATCGTCAACGGGCCGATCCAGGGCGACGGCTTTTCCGGGGCCGGGGCGACGCAGCCCTTCCTGCGCCTGCCTTTGCCCTTCGCCGAGCAACTGTTCGGGCGCGAGATCATCCTGTTCGACGGCTTCCAGTTCGACCGGCTGACGATGCTGTTCGCGCTCGGCTTCCTGTTCCTGGCCGCGGTGATCGCCAATGGCTGGTTCAAGCTCTACATGAACACCTACAAGGGCAAGCTCGGCGAGAGCCTGCTGCGCCAATTGCGCTACACGCTGCTCGACCGGGTGCTGCGCTACCGGGTGGCACGTTTCCGCAACCTGAAGGGGGCGGAAGCGGCTTCGGTGATCAAGGACGAGGTCGAGCCGCTGGGCGAGTTCGTCGGCGATGCCTTCTCGCTGCCGATCTTCCTCGGCGGCCAGGCGATCACCGGGCTCTTGTTCCTGTTCCTGCAGTCGGTCTATTTCGGCCTTCTGACGATCGCGATCGTCGGGTTGCAGGTGTGGCTGATCCCGCGCCTCAGGCGCAAGCTGATCCAGCTTGGCCGGCAGCGGCAGCTGCAGGCGCGCAGGCTTTCCGGGCAGGTCGCCGAGACGGTGGAGATGGCGCCCGACATCCACGTCAACGACATGTCGAACTTCACCCGGGCGCGGCATTTCGGGCTTCTGTCGACCATCCTCAACATCCGCTTCGAGCTCTATCAGCGGAAGTTCCTGGTCAAATACATCAACAACCTCCTGATGCAGTTCCTGTCGTTCCTGTTCTACGTACTGGGCGGCTATTTCGTCATCACGGGCAGGCTCGACATCGGACAGCTGGTGGCGGTGATCGCCGCCTACAAGGACCTGCCGGGACCGATCAAGGGTCTGATCGACTACGACCAGCTGCGGCTGATCAACGAGGCACGCTACGAGCAGACGGTCGACAGTTTCCGCGACGACGGGCTGCTGCCGACATCGGTGCAGGACATGGCCGGCAAGCCGGTGGCGCCGTTGAAGGACGGCTTCCAGATCGACCGGGCGACGCTCGAGGACGAGACCGGGCGTGTGGTCCTGGAAAACCTCTCGATGCGGATTGCGCCGAGCGAACGCGTGGCGATCGTCACCCATGGCGACGACGCGGCGCGAACGGCGGCCAATGTCCTGTGCGCGGCCCTGGCGCGGCTGACGTCGCCGCTTGCCGGCACCATCGCGCTCGACGGCACGTCGCTCGACAATCTGCCCGAGAGCGTTACCGGGCGCCGCGTCGCCTATGTCGACGCCAACAGCTTCTTCCCGGCCGGTACCATTCGCGACAACCTTACCATGGTGCTGAAGAACCAGCCGGTGGGCCTCGATGTCGAGACGCATGGCATCGGCAAGGTGAAGAACGGCATGCTGCAAGGCGAGCCGCCGGGCGAAGACCTCGACTGGATCGACCTGGCCACGCTCGGCATCGCCGATGGGGACGCCTTTGCCCGCCATGTGCGCGAGGTGCTGGAGATTTCCGGCCTGTCGCTGCAGATACAGGACCTGGGACTGAGGGGCACGGTCGACCCCGAGGCCAACCCGGCCTTCTGCGACAAGATCGTGGAGGTGCGGCGCGAGTTCCGCGACAATGCCGCGAGCTTCGGCGTCGAGGGCATCGTCGAACCGTTCCACCCCGACCGCTACAACGACCAGGCGACGGTGGGCGAGAACCTGCTGTTCGGGACCGCGCGGATGCCGGCCTGGGAGCCGGACGGGCTGCCGACTAATCCGGTGCTGCTCTCGATCCTCGACCGGCACGAGTTGCGCGGAAGACTGCAGGACATGGGCATGCGCATCGCCGAAGCGCGCATCGAACTGTTCGGCGACCTGGCACCGGACAGCAAGATCTTCGAGACGGTGGCCGACGTCACCTTCGAGGAGGTGGCGCGGCTGAAGGAAATGATGGCGCGGCTCAGGATGGCCGGCCGCCAGACGCCGGAAGGAGCCGCGAGCCGCGGCGCGGCCAAGAAGGACAAGGCACTCACCGACAAGGAGGAACTGCTGCGGATTGCTTTCGGCTATTGCGAGGCGCAGAGCCGCTTCGGCGTGGTCGACGAGGAGATCAAGGCGGCGGTGCTGGCGGCGCGCGCCAATGTGCGCGAGGTGGTAGCCGAAATGGAGGCGGCGCCGGTCTTCTTCCATGACCCCGACCGCTACAACCCTACTGCGACGGTGCTCGACAACATCCTGCTGGGGCGCATCAGCTCCTCGGTGGTCGACGGCAAGGAGCGGGTGCTGGCGGCGGTGCAGGAGCTGATTTCACGCACCGGCATTTCGAACGGGCTCCTCGACGCCGGGCTCGACTTCGAAATGGGCAATGGCGGGCGGCGGCTGTCGGAGATGCAACGCCAGAAGCTGCGCGTGGCGCGGGCATTGATCAAGAAGCCCGACATCATCATCTTCAACGAAGTGCTGGGCGCGATGGACGCCGCCGGGCGGCGCGACATCATGAACCGGATTCTGGACCGGCCGCTCCTGAGCGACGAAGACTGGAATCCGGGGCTGGTCGCGGTGCTGCTTGACGACGAACTGGCCGCGCGCTTTGACCGCACTATCATTTACCGCAATGCTACATTGCGCGAGGAAGCGGTAGAAACCGGACAGGACGCGGCGGAAAGCGCCGCGCCGGCCGGCGACACCGAAGGGGCGAAAGATAATGCGCACGCTAAGTGA
- a CDS encoding HlyU family transcriptional regulator codes for MSLLKRLFGLGGGGEEPGEPKPAAETEHKGFRIQAMPFKEGGQFQTCALISKEVDGEVKEHRLIRADRFAALDDAVDVSLRKAKQMIDEQGERLFG; via the coding sequence ATGTCCTTGCTGAAACGACTTTTCGGGCTCGGTGGCGGCGGCGAGGAACCCGGCGAGCCCAAGCCGGCCGCCGAGACCGAACACAAGGGTTTCCGTATCCAGGCGATGCCCTTCAAGGAGGGCGGCCAGTTCCAGACCTGCGCGCTCATCTCCAAGGAGGTGGATGGCGAAGTGAAGGAGCACCGGCTGATCCGCGCCGACCGCTTCGCCGCCCTTGACGACGCGGTCGACGTGTCGCTGCGCAAGGCAAAGCAGATGATCGACGAACAGGGCGAGCGGCTTTTCGGCTGA
- a CDS encoding secondary thiamine-phosphate synthase enzyme YjbQ, with the protein MAQTSLTIETQGQGLYEFTGEAAAFVARESADEGLLTVFVRHTSCSLIIQENADPGVQRDLKAFFARLAPPADDPSMGWIVHRSEGRDDMPAHIKAALTQTSLGIPVANGRMLLGTWQGIYLFEHRDSPHRRQIVLHMGG; encoded by the coding sequence ATGGCGCAGACGAGTCTGACCATCGAGACGCAGGGGCAGGGGCTCTACGAATTCACCGGCGAGGCAGCGGCCTTCGTGGCGCGCGAATCGGCGGACGAGGGGCTGCTGACGGTGTTCGTGCGGCATACGTCATGCTCGCTAATCATCCAGGAAAACGCCGATCCCGGCGTCCAGCGCGACCTGAAGGCGTTCTTCGCGCGCCTGGCGCCGCCGGCGGACGACCCGTCCATGGGCTGGATCGTGCATCGCAGCGAGGGGCGCGACGACATGCCGGCGCATATCAAGGCGGCGCTGACGCAGACCTCGCTCGGCATTCCGGTCGCCAATGGGCGCATGCTGCTCGGCACCTGGCAGGGGATTTACCTGTTCGAACACCGCGACAGCCCGCACCGGCGGCAAATCGTGTTACATATGGGGGGATGA
- a CDS encoding Uma2 family endonuclease translates to MNEHIITDRAPHGTTQAAEGLPRRAWTVVEIEAMVQAGIIADDERLELIGGEVVPMPPKGGRHEMVKVELNRHLQRTAPDDIQIAPETTLRLDERSFVEPDFCIFPRAIFPGDLRGHDVLLAIEIGDSSLSYDRGRKIAVYAAHGIPEVWVIDAGSLTTRVHRGLGDEGYRDVVDVGPDQELACARVPGISVGLTALGLTPL, encoded by the coding sequence ATGAACGAGCATATCATCACCGACCGGGCTCCCCACGGCACCACACAGGCAGCGGAAGGCCTGCCCCGGCGGGCCTGGACCGTTGTCGAGATCGAGGCGATGGTGCAGGCAGGGATCATCGCGGATGATGAGCGATTGGAGTTGATAGGCGGGGAGGTCGTGCCGATGCCGCCGAAGGGCGGACGCCACGAAATGGTGAAGGTTGAACTCAACCGCCATCTCCAGAGGACCGCCCCGGACGATATACAGATCGCGCCGGAAACGACCTTGCGGCTCGACGAAAGGAGCTTCGTCGAGCCGGATTTCTGCATTTTTCCGCGGGCGATCTTCCCCGGTGATCTGCGCGGCCATGACGTGCTGCTTGCGATCGAGATCGGCGACAGCAGCCTCTCCTATGATCGCGGGCGCAAGATCGCTGTTTACGCGGCCCACGGTATTCCGGAGGTCTGGGTGATCGATGCCGGCAGCCTGACCACACGAGTCCATCGCGGCCTTGGCGACGAGGGATATCGTGACGTTGTCGACGTCGGGCCCGACCAGGAACTTGCCTGCGCGCGGGTGCCGGGGATTTCCGTCGGTCTGACGGCACTCGGCCTGACGCCGCTCTGA
- a CDS encoding GYD domain-containing protein, with product MTTYILLADWTEQGVKAARESPKRLDTAKEELEAMGGSIRAFYLTMGECDMVAVCEAPDDAVMARFALKLAIGGHIRTRTLKAFPEAAYREIINSLG from the coding sequence GTGACGACCTACATCCTTCTGGCCGACTGGACCGAACAGGGCGTGAAGGCGGCGCGCGAATCGCCGAAGCGGCTCGATACAGCCAAGGAAGAACTTGAGGCGATGGGCGGCTCGATCCGGGCCTTCTATCTGACCATGGGCGAGTGCGACATGGTGGCAGTGTGCGAGGCGCCCGACGACGCGGTGATGGCGCGGTTCGCGCTGAAGCTCGCCATCGGCGGCCACATCAGGACGCGCACCTTGAAGGCGTTTCCCGAGGCTGCCTATCGCGAGATCATCAACTCGCTCGGATAG
- a CDS encoding TraR/DksA family transcriptional regulator: MTNVAKRKTQLKKRLAELDDRLTRIEDELDDAPNPDWEDSAVESEGDEVLERLGTSGQDEQRAIEAALKRIEAGTYGICVKCEKEISEERLDALPHTPFCRECARTV, translated from the coding sequence ATGACCAACGTCGCCAAACGCAAGACCCAGCTGAAAAAACGCCTCGCCGAGCTCGATGACCGGCTCACCCGCATCGAGGACGAACTCGACGACGCGCCCAATCCCGACTGGGAGGACAGCGCGGTCGAAAGCGAGGGCGACGAGGTTCTGGAGCGGCTCGGTACAAGCGGCCAGGACGAGCAGCGCGCCATCGAGGCCGCGCTGAAGCGCATCGAGGCCGGCACCTATGGCATTTGCGTCAAATGCGAAAAGGAAATCTCCGAGGAACGCCTCGACGCCCTGCCTCACACGCCCTTCTGCCGCGAATGCGCCAGGACCGTGTAG